A section of the Castanea sativa cultivar Marrone di Chiusa Pesio chromosome 12, ASM4071231v1 genome encodes:
- the LOC142619645 gene encoding TOM1-like protein 1 has product MSDNLMEKVSAFGERLKIGGAEVGRKMTAGMSSMSFKMKELFQGPNPTDKIVDDATSENLDEPDWAMNLDICDMINTEKINSIELIRGIKRRIMLKSPRIQYLALVLLETCVKNCEKAFSEVAAERVLDEMVKLIEDPQTVVNNRNKALMLIESWGESTNELRYLPVYEETYKSLRSRGIRFPGRDNESLAPIFTPARSVSESELNEALPQRIERELPVQSFTAEQTKEAFDVARNSVELLTTVLSSSPQQDALQDDLTTTLVQQCRQAQFTVQRIIETAGDNEALLFEALNVNDEIQKVLSKFEELKKPSVPPEPEPAMIPVAVEPDESPRHAKEDALIRKPAGSRGGGQGGSTDEMMDDLDEMIFGKKGGGTSESGHDSKKQPPKGDLISL; this is encoded by the exons ATGAGTGACAATTTGATGGAGAAAGTTAGTGCCTTTGGTGAACGCCTCAAGATTGGAGGTGCTGAGGTGGGCCGAAAGATGACTGCAGGCATGAGTTCAATGAGCTTCAAGATGAAGGAGCTTTTCCAAGGCCCAAACCCGACTGATAAGATCGTTGATGATGCCACCTCGGAGAACCTTGATGAGCCTGACTGGGCCATGAATCTCGATATTTGTGACATGATCAATACTGAAAAGATTAACAGCATTGAATTGATCCGTGGAATTAAAAGGAGGATTATGTTGAAGAGTCCTAGGATTCAGTACCTAGCTTTGGTGTTGCTTGAAACATGTGTTAAGAATTGTGAGAAGGCTTTCTCGGAGGTGGCAGCTGAGAGAGTTCTTGATGAGATGGTGAAGTTGATTGAAGATCCTCAGACTGTAGTTAATAACCGTAACAAGGCGTTGATGCTAATTGAATCATGGGGAGAATCGACCAATGAGCTCCGCTATTTGCCTGTTTATGAAGAAACGTACAAG AGTTTAAGATCAAGGGGCATTCGGTTCCCTGGTCGTGACAATGAAAGTTTGGCACCTATATTCACTCCTGCTCGTTCAGTATCAGAGTCAGAATTGAATGAGGCTCTTCCTCAGCGGATTGAGCGTGAACTTCCAGTGCAAAGCTTTACGGCTGAACAAACAAAGGAAGCATTTGATGTTGCAAGAAACAGTGTTGAGCTTCTCACAACGGTTTTATCCTCTTCACCCCAGCAAGATGCTTTGCAG GATGACTTGACAACCACACTGGTCCAACAGTGTCGCCAGGCACAATTTACTGTCCAGAGAATTATTGAGACAGCTGGAGATAATGAGGCCCTGCTTTTTGAAGCCTTGAATGTGAATGATGAGATCCAGAAAGTTCTCTCCAAGTTTGAAGAGCTGAAGAAGCCTTCAGTTCCACCTGAGCCAGAACCAGCTATGATACCCGTTGCTGTTGAGCCTGATGAGTCACCCCGTCATGCAAAAGAAGATGCCCTGATTAGAAAACCAGCTGGTTCTCGAGGTGGAGGCCAGGGGGGAAGTACCGACGAAATGATGGATGATCTTGATGAAATGATATTTGGTAAGAAAGGTGGGGGTACGTCTGAAAGTGGGCATGATTCCAAGAAGCAACCACCAAAGGGTGATCTCATCAGCCTTTGA